GAGGCTGATAACGCAAGTCTATTTCATTGTGTTCAAGCGCAAAATAGAGTTTTCTCTCCAGTTCAAGATGGTACTCCACCCTTTTCGCCAATGCTTCGTTAAACACGATGATCCCGTCACGCCCCTGTGCTTTAGCCTCATACATCGCAATATCGGCTTCTTTAATGAAATGTCTCGCTTCAGAGGAGGTACGCCCGATACCGTTCACCCCGATACTCGCACTCAGATAAAGGTGGTGCCGGTCGATCAGGTAAGGTTCTTTCAGACGCTGTAGAAGCTTCTGGGCAAAGGTATAGGAGATCTCCCTGCAATGCTCCCTATACTCGAACTCTTCACTCACTATGGTAAACTCATCTCCTCCAAGACGGGAGATCACATGGTTACTTCCACAAAATTCTTTGATCCTGCTGGCTACCTCTATCAGTACCTTGTCCCCTATTTCATGGCCAAGCGTATCATTGATGGTTTTGAAGTAGTCCAGGTCAATCAACAAGATATAGGCAAACTTATTGGAATAATGTACTCTTTTGATCAGCTGATCCATATAGTCAACAAAGTACCGGCGGTTGAAGAGCCCGGTAAGCGCATCATGCTGTGCCTGATAGTAATTTTTCTGAAGCATCTGATAGCTGTTGTCAGAAGCATAGAACAGCACTCCCCACAGTATCATGGAAAAAATGGCAAGCACATAACCGTACCATTCCCCGATAAGTGAGAAGTAGACCACCAGCGGCAGCATCAGTATTGCCAGTACAGGCAGGAAAAGGCGCTTGTCCGCAATCAAAATGGCAGATGCAACGACCGCGGCCCCCAACTGTGTAAAGATAGCGATGTAGTGCATCTTGCTCTCGGTCTCATTGGCATAGAGTATGAATATTAGACTCCACAAAGCAAAAATGATGTAAAAGAACACCATCAGCCTGGTATACCAGGATTTTAGATCCGCTGTATTCATCTGTTCGGGTTTGTATCCCTTATACAGGAACCAGCCCCACAGGGAGACAAGCAGCATCAAGCCGTACCATCCAAGGGCAGGCATGACAATACCGTGAAGCCATGCCAAACCTATATAGGCCAGGCCAGGCAGCAGGGAAAGTGCCGTCATGAGAGGAATATGTTTTTTTAGAGTATAGGTACTGTATCGATTCATAATATTATTTTAGTATTTTTTTTTATAATTTTAGATTAAGTTTATGTTATAAATATAATCCATGCCGTACCTACCGTAAGAAATATCAGCGTATTGACTGCCGTGATAATCCCGCCTATCTTATACACTTCACCCGCTTCGATATAGCCGCTTCCCGTATAGATCACATTCGCAGAGGAGCCCTGCGGTGTGATGATGGCATTGAAATTGGTAGCAAAAAGAAGCATGTATGCCATCAGTTCCGATGGCACACCCGCTTTCAACGCTACCCCGAGGAAGACCGAGAAAAGTGCCAGCATCTGCGCGGTCTGGGAAACAAAAAAGTAGTGTATCAGCACATATCCGACGATTAGAGAGACATACACTACCGGCCAGGAGAATCCCTCGACGCTTGTCGAAATGTGTTCACCCACCCACCCCATAAATCCCAGTTCATTGAGGTATTTGGACATGGCATACAAAATAGCGAACCAGACCAGCGTTCCCAGGGCATTCCCCTCGCCTCTGAGGTCATCGAGTGTGAAAATATTTGTCAGCATCAAAATACCCAATCCCAAAAAGGCAACGGCCGTCTTGTCCAGACCCCAGCTGCCGGACATTACCCAAAGTATCACCATACCGATAAATACACCTGCCATGATCCACTCATTTTTATGTACAGGTCCCATCTTATCCAGCGCTTTCTGTGCGATCTGCGGTGCTTCTGGCGTCTCTTTGAGTTCGGGAGGGTAAATCTTGAAAATTACCCAGGGTACGAGAAAATAGAGGATAAGCACCGGTACGGAAGCAGCCAACGCCCAGGAACCGTAGGAGATCTCCACTCCCAACTTCTGGGCCATCTTCGCACCGGCAGGATTCGCTGCCATAGCGGTCAGCCAGAGTGTGGATGAGAGTGTCAGGCCGGCCATGGAGGTCATCATCAGAAAAGAACCGATCTTCTTGCGTGACCCGTCAGAGACTTTCGATCCACTGTCCGCCGCCAAAGCATTCACAATGGGGAAAAGTACCCCGGACCGTGCCGTATTGCTCGGGAATGCCGGGGAGATGAACATATCGGCCGCCACGATGGAGTACCCCAGTTTCAGACTCGAAGTACCGAACTTCCTGATGATCAAAAAGGCGATCCGCTTGCCAAGCCCCGATTTGATGACCCCTCTGGCTATCAGAAAAGCAACGATGATCAACAGAATAAACCCTTCGGAGAAACCGCTGTAGGCCTGTTTGGTTGTAAGGGTACCCGTCAATATCACGGCTGCAAGCGCAAGTATAGAAGAAGTGAAGATCGGCATGGCATTGATAATCACCGCAAAGATAGCCGAAATGAAAATGGCGAACAGATGCCAGGCCTGCGTCTCAAGACCGGAGGGTGTAGGCAGGAACCACAAAATAAGGCCCGAAAGAAGAACTGCGGCCTGCAGCCAGTGTTTTTCCATGGTCTTTTTAGGATGATGTGACATTATTTCCTCTTCTTTATTGATCTGGAACACCGAAAATCTATTTTACTATAATTAGTTGTGAAGCAGGTTTATATGATCCGTATATAGTTGTTTGCATAATTTGGCTTTAAGTCAGAGGGTGGCAAAATAAAATAACCGGGTATTATTAATTCGAAGAATAGCCTGTATATAAAATACCAGAATACCTAATTCTAAAGACGGGGAGAAAAATTGTATTATGACAATGATGGAACAGACTAAAAAGATCGCAATCAGTCTCATATTGGGAGGCTTGGCCTTTGCCGGCATGATCCCTTTTTTCAACTTTGAACAATCGATGATGGTTGCCATGATCGTCCTGATGGTCACACTGTGGACCAACGAGGGGGTCCCTCTGGCAGTGGTCTCACTGTTGCCAATTGTTTTTTTTCCGGCTGCAGGTATTCTCACCACAAAAGAGACGACCATTAATTATGCCAATCCCATCATCTACCTTTTCCTGGGAGGTTTCCTTATCGCCATTGCGGTGGAAAAGACCGGACTGCACAAGGTCATAGCCAACCGTATGCTGGCACTCTTTCCCCGTAGTGTCAGGGGTATCATCTTTGCCCTCATCATCACTTCCGGACTTCTCAGCTCCGTACTTTCTAACACGACGACCACCCTGCTTCTCTTGCCTATCGCACTCTTTTTGACAGAAGATGTCAAACTGAAAATGCGGCTGGCACTCGGTATCGCCTACGGTGCGAGCATCGGCGGCATCCTCACCCCTATCGGTACACCCCCGAACCTCATTTTGATGGGGATCATGGAAGAGATGGGGATGCAGGCGATCCCTTTTGCCACTTGGATGTACCTTGTCGCTCCTTTGGTACTTACGATGTTCATTGCAGTAGGATTTATATTGAGTATGGGTCTGAAAGATATGCATATAGAGACCGATCTTGAGAAGACAGTGTTGACCTCTGAGCAGAAAAAAGTACTCGCTGTTATATTTGGACTGATCGCCATGCTCCTGGTCAATGCTCCGATAAAACCTTTCTACAGCGGGCTTGGCCTGAGTGAACCCGGACTGCTGCTTGGTGCGGGCTTGCTGCTTTTTGTCCCTCCGTTCTCCATTCTGGACTGGATGGCGGACAAAGACAACATTCCCTACCGTATCATGTTTCTTTTTGGTGCAGGTTTTGCCATTGCTGCTGCATTCAGCAAGACCGGCATGGCTCAGGAGATCGCCACACTCTTGGCAGGTTTCTCCAGCCTGCCTCTGTTACTCTTCATTCTACTGATCGCAACCATGGTGACCTTCACCACAGAGATCACCAGCAATACCGCCCTGATCTCCATTATGCTCCCCATCCTTTATGCAATGGCAAAACAGACAGGGATCGATCCGACGATCATTATGCTGGTGGCTACCATCTGTGCCTCCTACGCTTTCATGCTTCCTATCGCCACACCGCCAAACGCCATCGCCATGAGCTCAGGAGTGATCAGCATCAGGACCATGGCGGCTTACGGTTTTGTATTCAACATCCTGGGGATCATCTTCATCGTCACCATCGCCAATTTCTTCTGGATCAAAGTACTATAGACCGTTGTTCTTTGCCCACGCAACGATCTTCTCGCTAATAGAAGCAGGTGTGGGGATCGAAGCAAGTTCAAGTTTTCGATTGTAGGGGATCGGGACATCCTCACCCGCGATCCTCAGCGGTGCCGCATCGAGACTGTAGAACATCTCTTCAGCCGCCCAGCTGACTATCTGCGCTCCGTATCCACCCGTTTTATGGTCTTCCTCCACGACAACGATCGCACCTGTCTTTTTCAGTGAGGCTTCAAGAGTTTCATAGTCAACAGGGTTAAGAGAACAGAGATCTATCACTTCACAGCTCTTGCCGAGCTGCTTTTCTATCTCCGGCACTGCGGCCATCACATCATCGACCATTTTCAGATAGCTGACGATGGTCACATCTTTGCCCTCTTTGAGAACACGTGCCTTGAAAGGATCGATCTTCGTATTGAGGTCCACTTCTCCTTTTTTGTTATAGAGAAGTTCATGTTCAATGAAAACAACGGGGTCGTCACTCATAATGGCATATTTCAGCGCATGGTAGGCATAGTTCACATCTCCTGCTGCAAATACGATCAGGCCGGGTACGGCACTGAGCATCTGCTCGTAACTCTCGGAATGCTGCGCAGCCAGCTGACGGCTGACCCCCTGAGGAAAACGTACCACCATCGGCAGTGTGATCTTTCCGGCACTCATATAGCGGTACTTCGCCATATGGTTGATGATCTGATCAAAGGCAAGCAGAGCGAAGTTCGCCGTCATGATCTCCGCTATCGGACGCAGCCCGCCCATTGCCATACCCACGGCATTTCCCACAATGGAGAGTTCTGCGATGGGTGTATCGATCAGCCTCTTTTCCCCGTATTTGGCGACAAGGCCTTCCGTCACGCGGTAGCTTCCTCCGTACAGTCCGACATCCTCACCCAGGGCAACCACGGTCTCATCGATCGCCATCGCCTCGTCTATCGCTTTGTTCAATGCTTCACGATACAACATTTGCACCCACCTTTGATATAACGCCCAGGAAAGCGGTTCCCTGGACTGCGTTAACACTGAGTTTGCTTCGGCAGCAGGCGCCCTGAAAGAAGTGTCCTTGGGGTACCTGCCACGCTGGCGTGGCTTCAAACATCACTTTATTACATACTTCAGATACACTATACATTTGCACATCCTTTGCAGAAAATATCCGCATACAGTTCTTCCGGCTCCGGTTCGGGAGCATCAGCGGCAAAGGCAACGGCATCATCTACTGCTGCCTGTGCCTTCTTCTGCAAGGCCTCCAGCTGTCCAGAGTCCAGTCCGTAGCTTGTTTGAAGCACTTTCCCCATTCGTTCTATGGGGTCCTTCGCTTTGCAGATTCCCATCTCTTCCTTGCTGCGATAAGTGCCGGGGTCACTCATGGAGTGCCCTTCATAACGGCAGGTCATCGCTTCGAGGAAAACCGGGCCATGTCCGTCCTGAATCTTATGCTGTGCCTCTTTGACCGCTTCATATACGGCTATCGCATCCATACCGTCCACTTCCATGGTCACCATGTAAGGCTCTGCCTTTTTGGCCTGTTTTTCGAACGGTGCGACACGGGTGATCTTCGTTCCGATCGCATAGCCGTTGTTCTCACACAGGAACAGCAGGGGCAGTTTCTGGGTACTGGCATTGTTGAGCGACTCGAAGAAGGCACCGCCGTTGGTCGCACCGTCACCGAACACCACCATCACACCGTCCTCATTCCCAAGGAATTTACGGGCATAGGCACAGCCCACCGCATTGGGGATCTGTCCGCCTACGATCGCATCACCGCCGTAAAAGAAATGAGAGGGATCAAAAAGGTGCATCGACCCGCCACGGCCCCGGCTCACACCGGCAGCCTTTCCGAACAGTTCAGCCATGACAGCCTTGGGGTCCATCCCCCTTGCGATCGCCATGACATGTTCACGGTAGGTCGTAAAAACATCTCCTTTGCCAAAGGCTTTCATCGCCGAAACGCTGAAGCCCTCCTGCCCGATGTCCAAATGCAGAAAACCGGCAATATCTCCGGCCATATAGTGCTCTTTTGCCGCCAGTTCAAAGGCACGTCCCAGCAGCATATCATAATAGATCTCTTCCGCAAGCAGTTTATTCATACTCCTGCTCCCTTACTTCGATAAACGTTTGGCAAAATAGTCAGCCATATGCTCGACCGTATCGACCTCTCCGTAATCGGACTCGGGTACTTCCACACCAAGTTCGTCGTTCAGTGCGGTCAGCAAATTCAGGAAATCGAACGAGTCTATCTCAAGCGATCGCTGAATATTCTCATCCTCGGGGATCGTCTCCCCCTCGTGTTCCGGAGCGATCTCGTAGATCTCCTCGATTATCTTCTTTTTGATCTCATCTTTCGTCATAACAACTCCTCGGGTTTTTGTAAAAATTCATCCAGTTTGTTCAGGAACAGCGCTCCGGTACGTCCGTCCGTGGCACGGTGGTCGCCTGCCAGCGTTGCCCGCATGACCTTCCGTACCGCCAGGGCATCACCCTCAACCCACGGCGCATCGACAATGCGCCCGAGTCCTACCAGTGCCACCTGCGGCGGGTAGATGACTCCCAATACCTCTTCCACACCGATATCACCGAGATTGGTGATGACGATCGTCTGCTGCGTGATCTCGGAACTGCGCAGCTTGCCAGAACGTGTCCGCGTGATCAGATCATGAAAGGCTTTCATCGTACCATCAAGATCCATCTCCTGCGCATTGAGCAGCGCCGGCGTCACCAACCCGCCTGTCCGCCTGGCGATGGCCACACCGGGATTGATCGCCTCACTCATCTGCAGGGCATCATCCTGCCAGAAACCGTTGAGCTCCGGTACCGCCTGCAGGGCCTTGACGACCGCGCGGATGGTCAAGGCCGCAGGAAGGATGCGCTCTTTGATACTGCGTTTCTCATTCTGCTCGGCAAGCCATTCCAGTGCCGGTGTCATGTTGATGGAAGTAGAAAGGTAGTAGTGGGGGATCTCCGCATTCGAACGGCTCATTGCCGCAGCGATCGCTTTTCGCATGCTGTCGGAACCGCCCCGCTTCTGCTTGGCCGTTTTGGCTGCCGCCTCCACCTCGTCCGTACCGATCTTGCCTTCCGTTTTGGCGGCAAGTGCTTCCAGGTCCACACCAAGCTCCTCCGCTTTTTTGCGAGCTGCAGGGGATATCTTAATCTCATGGTCGGTGGATTTTTTCGGTTTTTCCTTTGTGACTGTCGTTTTTGCTTCTTTGAGACTCTCTTTCTTTGAGGGTTTTTTCGCTTCGGAAGCTTTCTCTGTCGTCTCTGTTTCTGCCGAAACTTTCGGGGCCGCCTCTTTCCCACTCTGCGTTCCCAGCTCTTTTTCCAGTGCTTCCGCTGTTTCATTCTCCCCGACGATCACGGCGATCGGTGTTCCGACATCGCATGTCGTACCCGGTTCGACCAGAAGCCTGTCAACAACACCGTCCTCGAAGACTTCGACCTCGATCACGCCCTTGTTGGACTCTACCTCTGCGATCACCTGGCCTTTCTTTACCTTCTCGCCTTCTTTGACTTTCCACTCCATCAAAGTGCCCGATTCCATATCAGCACCGAGACTCGGCATCTTAAAAATACTCATATCCGCTCCTTATTTTTCCAGTGTCGAGGTATCACCCTCTGGCAATCCAAGCTCTCTGGCCTTTAACAGACGACGCATGATCTTCCCGCTCCGGGTCTTGGGCAGATTTTCCTGGAACTCGATCTCTTTTGGCGCAACCGCGGCCCCAAGTTTCTTACGTCCGAACCCTATCAGTTCACGCTTGAGTTTTTCAGTGGGTTCATAGCCGCTTTTAAGGGAAACAAAGGCTTTGACCATCTGCCCTATCAACGGATCGGGCTTGCCGATGACACCGACTTCCGCAACTGCCGGATGCTCCATCAGCGCGCTTTCCACCTCGAACGGCCCAACCATGTGTCCGGAAGTCTTGATGATGTCATCCGCCCGTCCGACGAACCAGAAGTAGCCG
This DNA window, taken from Sulfurovum lithotrophicum, encodes the following:
- a CDS encoding dihydrolipoamide acetyltransferase family protein, which gives rise to MSIFKMPSLGADMESGTLMEWKVKEGEKVKKGQVIAEVESNKGVIEVEVFEDGVVDRLLVEPGTTCDVGTPIAVIVGENETAEALEKELGTQSGKEAAPKVSAETETTEKASEAKKPSKKESLKEAKTTVTKEKPKKSTDHEIKISPAARKKAEELGVDLEALAAKTEGKIGTDEVEAAAKTAKQKRGGSDSMRKAIAAAMSRSNAEIPHYYLSTSINMTPALEWLAEQNEKRSIKERILPAALTIRAVVKALQAVPELNGFWQDDALQMSEAINPGVAIARRTGGLVTPALLNAQEMDLDGTMKAFHDLITRTRSGKLRSSEITQQTIVITNLGDIGVEEVLGVIYPPQVALVGLGRIVDAPWVEGDALAVRKVMRATLAGDHRATDGRTGALFLNKLDEFLQKPEELL
- a CDS encoding thiamine pyrophosphate-dependent dehydrogenase E1 component subunit alpha — its product is MNKLLAEEIYYDMLLGRAFELAAKEHYMAGDIAGFLHLDIGQEGFSVSAMKAFGKGDVFTTYREHVMAIARGMDPKAVMAELFGKAAGVSRGRGGSMHLFDPSHFFYGGDAIVGGQIPNAVGCAYARKFLGNEDGVMVVFGDGATNGGAFFESLNNASTQKLPLLFLCENNGYAIGTKITRVAPFEKQAKKAEPYMVTMEVDGMDAIAVYEAVKEAQHKIQDGHGPVFLEAMTCRYEGHSMSDPGTYRSKEEMGICKAKDPIERMGKVLQTSYGLDSGQLEALQKKAQAAVDDAVAFAADAPEPEPEELYADIFCKGCANV
- a CDS encoding putative bifunctional diguanylate cyclase/phosphodiesterase; amino-acid sequence: MNRYSTYTLKKHIPLMTALSLLPGLAYIGLAWLHGIVMPALGWYGLMLLVSLWGWFLYKGYKPEQMNTADLKSWYTRLMVFFYIIFALWSLIFILYANETESKMHYIAIFTQLGAAVVASAILIADKRLFLPVLAILMLPLVVYFSLIGEWYGYVLAIFSMILWGVLFYASDNSYQMLQKNYYQAQHDALTGLFNRRYFVDYMDQLIKRVHYSNKFAYILLIDLDYFKTINDTLGHEIGDKVLIEVASRIKEFCGSNHVISRLGGDEFTIVSEEFEYREHCREISYTFAQKLLQRLKEPYLIDRHHLYLSASIGVNGIGRTSSEARHFIKEADIAMYEAKAQGRDGIIVFNEALAKRVEYHLELERKLYFALEHNEIDLRYQPQMNQDRQLVGCEVLVRWKNDKFGFIPPSEFIGIAEKTGLIIELGQYIIEEAFKTLKRWEEQGIVLEQFSVNLSVRQFFHVDFLGQVEALVEKYLTEDTRKKVIFEVTETIMIEDMYKIIAIMNKLRRIGIAFSMDDFGTGYSSLSSLRQMPIEELKIDRSFVNHINKYESDRLMISTILAMAKIFNLTTVAEGVESEEQFKFLKSKGCEVFQGFYFSKALEQKAFETFYLNNREQHHFEIGE
- a CDS encoding DASS family sodium-coupled anion symporter, yielding MFQINKEEEIMSHHPKKTMEKHWLQAAVLLSGLILWFLPTPSGLETQAWHLFAIFISAIFAVIINAMPIFTSSILALAAVILTGTLTTKQAYSGFSEGFILLIIVAFLIARGVIKSGLGKRIAFLIIRKFGTSSLKLGYSIVAADMFISPAFPSNTARSGVLFPIVNALAADSGSKVSDGSRKKIGSFLMMTSMAGLTLSSTLWLTAMAANPAGAKMAQKLGVEISYGSWALAASVPVLILYFLVPWVIFKIYPPELKETPEAPQIAQKALDKMGPVHKNEWIMAGVFIGMVILWVMSGSWGLDKTAVAFLGLGILMLTNIFTLDDLRGEGNALGTLVWFAILYAMSKYLNELGFMGWVGEHISTSVEGFSWPVVYVSLIVGYVLIHYFFVSQTAQMLALFSVFLGVALKAGVPSELMAYMLLFATNFNAIITPQGSSANVIYTGSGYIEAGEVYKIGGIITAVNTLIFLTVGTAWIIFIT
- a CDS encoding SLC13 family permease, coding for MMEQTKKIAISLILGGLAFAGMIPFFNFEQSMMVAMIVLMVTLWTNEGVPLAVVSLLPIVFFPAAGILTTKETTINYANPIIYLFLGGFLIAIAVEKTGLHKVIANRMLALFPRSVRGIIFALIITSGLLSSVLSNTTTTLLLLPIALFLTEDVKLKMRLALGIAYGASIGGILTPIGTPPNLILMGIMEEMGMQAIPFATWMYLVAPLVLTMFIAVGFILSMGLKDMHIETDLEKTVLTSEQKKVLAVIFGLIAMLLVNAPIKPFYSGLGLSEPGLLLGAGLLLFVPPFSILDWMADKDNIPYRIMFLFGAGFAIAAAFSKTGMAQEIATLLAGFSSLPLLLFILLIATMVTFTTEITSNTALISIMLPILYAMAKQTGIDPTIIMLVATICASYAFMLPIATPPNAIAMSSGVISIRTMAAYGFVFNILGIIFIVTIANFFWIKVL
- a CDS encoding alpha-ketoacid dehydrogenase subunit beta — its product is MLYREALNKAIDEAMAIDETVVALGEDVGLYGGSYRVTEGLVAKYGEKRLIDTPIAELSIVGNAVGMAMGGLRPIAEIMTANFALLAFDQIINHMAKYRYMSAGKITLPMVVRFPQGVSRQLAAQHSESYEQMLSAVPGLIVFAAGDVNYAYHALKYAIMSDDPVVFIEHELLYNKKGEVDLNTKIDPFKARVLKEGKDVTIVSYLKMVDDVMAAVPEIEKQLGKSCEVIDLCSLNPVDYETLEASLKKTGAIVVVEEDHKTGGYGAQIVSWAAEEMFYSLDAAPLRIAGEDVPIPYNRKLELASIPTPASISEKIVAWAKNNGL
- a CDS encoding acyl carrier protein, translating into MTKDEIKKKIIEEIYEIAPEHEGETIPEDENIQRSLEIDSFDFLNLLTALNDELGVEVPESDYGEVDTVEHMADYFAKRLSK